From the Corythoichthys intestinalis isolate RoL2023-P3 chromosome 13, ASM3026506v1, whole genome shotgun sequence genome, one window contains:
- the LOC130928731 gene encoding protein PHTF2-like has product MASKVKDAVVWYQKKIGAYDQQIWEKSVEQREIKGLRNKPKKTGHVKPDLIDVDLVRGSAFAKAKPESPWTSLTRKGIVRVVFFPFFYRWWIQVTSRAIFLLLLALYMLQVVAALLYATIPQPHGIPATEVFGAIWLMLLLGTVHCQIVSTRTPKQASGIGGKRRRKLRKASQMEVHREGDGSSTSDNTQDGSQYSYSACATNSLGTLFQDFWHDLCKAGSKKSKLSIDKSTETDNGYVSLDGRVTNRSSEEGLQLHHEQRCELFNRLDEACWMARGPPPRANAATIHLIGAGKGPASDEASSEEEHETSYSALRRGMERLAANCTLRNRKNTNYKKHYIVEDVSKSGTSCSSRCSSLRTQDSESTRHESETEDLLWEDFLHCAECRSSCTSETDGEGGGAPVCPPTKKEYRDDPFHQGHAPWLHSSNPGLERVSAIVWEGNECKKADMSVLEISGMIMNRVNLYTPGIGYQVFGNLVSVTLGLTPFAYRLVQHRDLEQLTTLSAHELLSVALGGGTGSDTLVVTMVTLSFMVRVCLILLFFFLLSVAERTYKQRLLFAKLFGHLTSARRARKSEVPHFRLKKVQNIKMWLSLRSYLKRRGPQRSVDVIVSSAFLLMLSVVFICCAQLLHVHKTFLECHYNWELVVWCSSLSLFLLRFVTLGSETSKKYSNTSILLTEQINLYLKMEKKPNKKEELTLVNNVLKLATKLLKELDSPFRLYGLTMNPLLYNITQVVILSAVSGVISDLLGFNLKLWKIKS; this is encoded by the exons ATGGCTTCCAAAGTGAAAGATGCCGTGGTGTGGTACCAGAAAAAG ATTGGCGCCTATGACCAGCAGATATGGGAGAAGTCTGTGGAGCAACGGGAAATAAAG GGTCTGAGGAACAAGCCGAAAAAGACGGGTCATGTCAAGCCAGATCTTATCGACGTGGACTTGGTTAGAG GTTCCGCTTTCGCAAAGGCCAAACCGGAGAGTCCATGGACCTCGTTGACTCGGAAGGGCATCGTACGCGTGGTCTTCTTCCCGTTCTTCTACCGATGGTGGATCCAGGTCACCTCCAGGGCCATCTTTCTGTTGTTGCTGGCGCTCTACATGCTGCAAG TGGTGGCGGCACTCCTCTACGCCACCATCCCGCAGCCTCACGGCATCCCCGCCACGGAGGTTTTTGGCGCCATCTGGCTCATGCTGTTGCTGGGCACAGTGCACTGTCAGATAGTCTCCACGAGGACGCCCAAGCAAGCCTCGGGCATTGGCGGGAAGCGCCGCAG GAAGTTGAGGAAGGCCTCTCAGATGGAGGTGCATAGGGAAGGGGACGGCTCTAGTACTTCCGATAACACACAGGACGGGTCGCAGTACTCCTACTCGGCCTGCGCCACAAACAGCCTGGGCACTCTCTTCCAAGATTTCTGgcatgatctgtgtaaagctgG GTCCAAGAAGTCCAAGCTATCCATCGACAAGTCCACCGAAACGGACAACGGCTACGTGTCGCTGGACGGTCGCGTGACCAACCGCAGCAGCGAGGAGGGCCTCCAGCTGCACCACGAGCAGCGCTGTGAGCTTTTTAACCGCTTAGACGAGGCGTGCTGGATGGCGCGGGGTCCACCCCCACGTGCTAACGCGGCCACTATACACCTCATCGGCGCCGGCAAG GGGCCCGCGTCGGATGAGGCGTCCAGCGAAGAGGAACATGAGACGTCTTACAGCGCCCTCCGCAGGGGAATGGAAAGACTCGCCGCTAACTGCACTCTGCGAAATCGCAAGAACACGAACTACAAGAAACACTACATTGTGGAG GACGTTTCCAAGTCCGGTACCAGCTGCAGCTCCAGGTGCTCCAGCCTGAGGACGCAGGACTCCGAGAGCACTCGCCACGAGTCCGAGACTGAGGACCTGCTATGGGAGGATTTCTTGCACTGTGCCGAGTGCAGGTCTTCCTGCACATCGGAGACGG ATGGAGAAGGTGGAGGCGCGCCAGTGTGTCCTCCCACCAAGAAGGAGTACAGAGACGACCCTTTCCATCAG GGTCATGCACCATGGCTGCACAGCTCCAACCCGGGCTTGGAGAGGGTGAGCGCCATTGTGTGGGAAGGAAACGAATGCAAGAAAGCGGACATGTCAGTCTTGGAGATCAGCGGCATGATCATGAACAGA GTGAACCTTTATACTCCAGGAATTGGTTATCAGGTGTTTGGTAATCTGGTGTCTGTCACATTGGGACTCACACCCTTCGCGTACAG GCTGGTTCAGCACCGCGATTTGGAGCAGTTGACCACGCTCTCTGCCCACGAGCTGCTTTCTGTGGCGCTGGGTGGCGGGACCGGTTCGGACACCCTGGTGGTCACCATGGTTACGCTGAGCTTCATGGTGCGGGTGTGTCTCATCTTGCTGTTCTTCTTCTTGCTGAGTGTCGCCGAGAGGACTTACAAGCAG AGGCTGCTGTTTGCCAAACTGTTTGGTCACCTTACCTCGGCCCGAAGAGCCAGGAAGTCCGAAGTCCCTCATTTCCGACTGAAGAAGGTCCAGAACATCAAGATGTGGCTGTCGCTGCGCTCATACCTCAAA CGTCGAGGTCCTCAACGCTCAGTGGACGTCATTGTGTCTTCTGCCTTCTTGTTGATGCTCTCCGTCGTCTTTATCTGCTGCGCGCAG TTGCTGCACGTGCACAAGACCTTTCTGGAGTGTCACTACAACTGGGAGTTGGTGGTGTGGTGTTCCAGCCTCTCACTCTTCCTGCTCCGCTTTGTCACGCTGGGGTCCGAGACGAGCAAGAAGTACAGCAACACTTCCATTTTGCTTACTGAACAG ATCAACTTGTATCTGAAGATGGAGAAGAAACCCAACAAGAAGGAAGAGCTGACTCTGGTCAACAATGTCTTAAAACTGGCAACCAAACTTCTCAAG GAGCTGGACAGTCCATTCCGGCTGTACGGGCTGACTATGAACCCGCTGCTGTACAACATCACCCAGGTGGTCATCCTGTCCGCCGTCTCCGGTGTCATTTCGGACCTGTTGGGATTTAACTTGAAG CTGTGGAAAATCAAGTCGTGA